Within Runella rosea, the genomic segment TGTAACTCCAAAACTCAAAACATTATGCTCGAAGCTGCTGTACAAACCAAAGTAGACCTATGGCTTAGCGGTAATTATGATGCCGATACCAAGGCTGATATTCAGCAACTGGTTGATAAACAAAATTTTACGGAACTTACTGACTCATTTTATAAAGACTTGGAGTTTGGCACGGGAGGTCTGCGTGGTTTGATCGGCATTGGCTCAAACCGCATGAACCAATACACGGTAGGAGCAGCGACGCAGGGATTGGCCAATTATCTGAATAAAACCTTTGCGGGACAAAAAATCAGCGTAGCCATCGCCCATGATTGTCGCATCAAATCGGATGTTTTTGCGCAGGTGACGGCCAATGTTTTTTCGTCCAATGGCATCGATGTTTATCTTTTCAAAGGACTGCGCCCCACGCCAGAATTGAGTTTTGCGGCGCGTCTGCTGGGCTGTAAAAGTGGGGTGGTAATTACGGCTTCGCACAACCCCAAAGAGTACAACGGGTACAAAGCTTACTGGGACGATGGCTCTCAGGTGGTGGCACCGCATGATAAAAATATCATCGATGAAGTAAACGCTATTCAGTCCATTGATGATATTAAATTTGGGGGAGATGCTTCCAAAATTCACCTTATCGGTGAAGAAGTGGATGAAAAATACATCGCACAAATCCTTTCCCTTTCGATTTCAAAAGAAGCCATCAAGCGCCAAAAAGACCTCAAAATAGTCTTTACGCCGATTCACGGAACGGGTGTTACGCTGGTGCCGCAGTTGCTCGCCAAAATGGGCTTTGAAAATGTGACGGTTATTGCCGAGCAAGCTGAACCGCAAGGAAATGGATACTTCCCAACGGTGGTATACCCCAATCCTGAAGAAGCAGAAGCCATGTCGATGGCCGTAAATCGCGCCAAAGAAATTGACGCTGACCTCGTAATGGGTACCGACCCCGATGCCGACCGCGTAGGGATTGCCGTCAAGAACCACCACGGAGAAATTCAATTGCTGAACGGAAACCAAACGGCTACTTTGCTCATCTACTACCTCTTGCAGGCGTGGAAAGAAGCGGGTAAGTTGACGGGTAAAGAGTTTGTTTGTAAAACCATCGTTACGACCGATCTCATCGACAAAATGGCGGCGGGATACGATGTTAACTGCTACAACACCCTGACTGGATTTAAATATATTGCGCAGGTAATCAGAGAGTTGGAAGGGCAACAGCAGTTTATTGGCGGTGGTGAAGAAAGCTACGGATACCTCATCGGCGATGCCGTTCGCGACAAAGATGCCATTGCAAGCTGTGCCATGATTGCTGAGTTGACGGCCTACGCCAAAGACAAAGGACTGAGCCTTTTTGATTTGTTGATGGAGGTCTATAAGCAGTTTGGTTTTTATTACGAAGGATTGATTTCATTGACGAAAAAAGGCAAAACGGGCGCCGAAGAAATTCAGCAAATGATGGCCGATTTCCGGGCTAACCCGCCGCAGTCGATTGCGGGTTCTCCCGTTGTTCGCATTGATGACTATAAATTTTTGAAACGTACCGAAAACGGCACCACTGTCGACATTCCGTCGGGAAGTATGGGTATTGAGTCGTCAAATGTACTGCAATTCTTTACGGCCGATGGCACCAAATTTACGTGCCGTCCTTCGGGTACCGAGCCCAAAATCAAGTTTTATGTGGGCGTAGTTGCCAAGCTAGAACGTAACGAAGACTTTGATGCGGTGTACGAATCATTGAAACAAAAAGTGAAAAATATCGGCGAAGAACTTCACCTGAAATAGGGGAATTTGATATTTTTTTGAAAAAAGTTTGTAGAAATAAAACAAATTGACGTATATTCACGTTACGTTTGAAGTTCCGAAGATACTTCAGAACTTTTCATCATAGGTTAAGTGTGAGAAAAGCCATTCGCATATAGCGTGATGGCTTTTTTGTTTTACGTACTCTTCATTATTTTTACAGCTACTTGCCATCCTAAGAGTAGACACGTTAAAATTGTTTTTAACTTTGACTTCCGGTTTTACCCCACTAATGCTTTCCTAATGAGAAAATCCTTTTTTCTGATTTACCTCTTTCCTTTTTTTATGTATGCCCAGGGTGTTGATGCCACCTACGAGCGCGAATACAAGCGCGGCGTGGCGTTGTACAAATCGGGGGATTTTGCCTCCGCCATGAGTGCACTTACCCCATTGACGGCCCGTAAATATACCCACGGCTTGGCGCCTTTTGCACATTATTATTGGTCGTTGGCGGCCCTCAAAACCAATCGTTTGTCGGAAAGCCGCCAGATGCTGATGCAACTGCGGGAGCGTTTTCCTGATTGGAAAAAAATGGACGATGTACGCTACGTGCTGGCCGATGTGTCTTTTCAGGAAAAACAGTTTGGGGAGGCATTGGACTACCTAGAGGAAATTTCAACGCCTTCGGTCAAAAAAGAGGCTGAAAATCTAAAGCGCTTTTACGTCAATAAATTACAGGACATTGCCTACCTCAAGAGCCTAAATCGCCAACATCCTGCCGATAAGACGGTGGCGTTGGCGCTGATTGATATGATTCAGCGAACGTCCAATGAAAAATCGGATTTGGAACTATCTGACCAATTGACCAATCGCTTTGGGGTTGTTTCTTCCAAACCTACTTCGCAGGTTACTCCCGTACGTCAAAGTAATAACAACCTTCAGAAAGGCTATTATAACGTGGCCGTGGCGTTGCCGTTTCGGCTCAAAGAATTCAGCCCAAATCAGCGGGCGCGCACGAATCAATTTGCGTATGATATGTACGAAGGGATGAAATTAGCCAAAGCCAAACTGCAGCAAGAAGGCATTTTAGTCAATCTATTTACGTATGATGTCAGCAACGACCCCGAAGAGATGGTCAACGTAGTCAATAACGCCAATTTTGCGCAAACTGACTTGTTGATTGGCCCAGTTTACAATGAACCTGCCAAGCTGGCTGCTGACTATGCCGAAAGTAACAACATATTTTATGTGCATCCAACGAGCCTTGCGACTGATATTTTGGTGAATCATGCCAATACGTTATTGTTGCAACCCTCTTTTGAACGTCAGGCGCAACAAAGTTTTGATTTTATGCGCTCGCAGCCTTCGACCAACCGTAAATTGGCCATCTATTACGGAGCCACCCGGCGTGATTCTACCCTTGCGGCTTCCTATAAGACCAAAGCCACGGAAGCAGGCTACCAAACCATTGATTTTCGGAAGACGCGTGAGAAACTCGACTCAAGTGCTACGATTACAGAAGTAAACAAACCGGGTCATGTGGTGGTTTTTAGTAGTACCGAAACGGATGGAAACAAGGTGCTCAATATGCTGAATAAACGGCGAATCAACGTCCCGCTTTTGGCGAGTTCATTGGCGTTTAACATGCAAAATGTTGTTGCTTCTACCTTGTCAGGACGAGAAGTGTATATTATTGATACTGAGTTTATTGATACCTCTAAGGCGCAGGTAAGAGATTTTCAGACAAACTATCTGACCAAACGAAATACGATTCCGTCCATATATGCCATGCAGGGGTACGATGCTCTTTTGTTTTTTGGGCGTTTGTTGCACAAGTACCGCAATCAAGTGCGTACTGGACTAGATACGCGGGTTTTTGAGGACGATTATCTGCTTTCAGGATTTAATTATAAGAGTTCAAACGACAACCAAGTCGTGCCTATTGTGAAAATGGACGATATGCGGTGGGTGTTGGCCAACGGACAATAGGAAATTATATCATCTACATCTAATTAAGTAACAAAAACGAATGCAACGTACACAAAGTCAGGACCTTTTTGAAAAAGCAAAACAATACATTCCGGGAGGGGTAAACTCCCCCGTGAGAGCTTTTAGGGCGGTGGGCGGCTCGCCAGTTTTTATTAAATCGGCCAAAGGTCCCTATATCTACGACGAAGACGGAAATCAATATTTGGAATTCATCAATTCATGGGGACCGATGATTTTGGGTCATGCCCACGAACTGATTGAAAAGGCGGTTTCGGACGCCATTCAGAACTCATTTTCTTTTGGTGCGCCTACGCGCAAAGAAGTTGAAATGGCCGAACTGATTGTCGGGATGGTGCCATCGGTGGAAAAAGTCCGGATGGTCAATTCTGGTACCGAAGCCACGATGTCGGCCATTCGGGTGGCGCGCGGCTACACGGGGCGCGACAAAATCATCAAATTTGAAGGTTGCTACCACGGTCATGGCGATAGCTTTTTGATTTCGGCGGGTAGTGGCGCGGTTACGATGGGCGTTCCCGATAGTCCAGGCGTGACCAAAGGCGTGGCCAACGATACGTTGACGGCTCCATTCAATGATTTGCCCGCGTTGGAACAACTCATTGATGCCAATAAAGGCCAAATTGCCGCGTTGATTTTGGAACCTGTTGTTGGAAACATGGGCTGCGTATTGCCCAATGCTGGTTATTTAGAGGCCATTCGTAAGTTGTGTACCAAAGAAGGAATCGTGCTGATTTTTGACGAGGTGATGACGGGTTTTCGGTTGGCCAAAGGCGGCGCGCAGGAGCGCTTC encodes:
- a CDS encoding phospho-sugar mutase is translated as MLEAAVQTKVDLWLSGNYDADTKADIQQLVDKQNFTELTDSFYKDLEFGTGGLRGLIGIGSNRMNQYTVGAATQGLANYLNKTFAGQKISVAIAHDCRIKSDVFAQVTANVFSSNGIDVYLFKGLRPTPELSFAARLLGCKSGVVITASHNPKEYNGYKAYWDDGSQVVAPHDKNIIDEVNAIQSIDDIKFGGDASKIHLIGEEVDEKYIAQILSLSISKEAIKRQKDLKIVFTPIHGTGVTLVPQLLAKMGFENVTVIAEQAEPQGNGYFPTVVYPNPEEAEAMSMAVNRAKEIDADLVMGTDPDADRVGIAVKNHHGEIQLLNGNQTATLLIYYLLQAWKEAGKLTGKEFVCKTIVTTDLIDKMAAGYDVNCYNTLTGFKYIAQVIRELEGQQQFIGGGEESYGYLIGDAVRDKDAIASCAMIAELTAYAKDKGLSLFDLLMEVYKQFGFYYEGLISLTKKGKTGAEEIQQMMADFRANPPQSIAGSPVVRIDDYKFLKRTENGTTVDIPSGSMGIESSNVLQFFTADGTKFTCRPSGTEPKIKFYVGVVAKLERNEDFDAVYESLKQKVKNIGEELHLK
- a CDS encoding ABC transporter substrate-binding protein, whose protein sequence is MRKSFFLIYLFPFFMYAQGVDATYEREYKRGVALYKSGDFASAMSALTPLTARKYTHGLAPFAHYYWSLAALKTNRLSESRQMLMQLRERFPDWKKMDDVRYVLADVSFQEKQFGEALDYLEEISTPSVKKEAENLKRFYVNKLQDIAYLKSLNRQHPADKTVALALIDMIQRTSNEKSDLELSDQLTNRFGVVSSKPTSQVTPVRQSNNNLQKGYYNVAVALPFRLKEFSPNQRARTNQFAYDMYEGMKLAKAKLQQEGILVNLFTYDVSNDPEEMVNVVNNANFAQTDLLIGPVYNEPAKLAADYAESNNIFYVHPTSLATDILVNHANTLLLQPSFERQAQQSFDFMRSQPSTNRKLAIYYGATRRDSTLAASYKTKATEAGYQTIDFRKTREKLDSSATITEVNKPGHVVVFSSTETDGNKVLNMLNKRRINVPLLASSLAFNMQNVVASTLSGREVYIIDTEFIDTSKAQVRDFQTNYLTKRNTIPSIYAMQGYDALLFFGRLLHKYRNQVRTGLDTRVFEDDYLLSGFNYKSSNDNQVVPIVKMDDMRWVLANGQ
- the hemL gene encoding glutamate-1-semialdehyde 2,1-aminomutase, giving the protein MQRTQSQDLFEKAKQYIPGGVNSPVRAFRAVGGSPVFIKSAKGPYIYDEDGNQYLEFINSWGPMILGHAHELIEKAVSDAIQNSFSFGAPTRKEVEMAELIVGMVPSVEKVRMVNSGTEATMSAIRVARGYTGRDKIIKFEGCYHGHGDSFLISAGSGAVTMGVPDSPGVTKGVANDTLTAPFNDLPALEQLIDANKGQIAALILEPVVGNMGCVLPNAGYLEAIRKLCTKEGIVLIFDEVMTGFRLAKGGAQERFGIVPDMTTMGKIIGGGMPVGAYGGKREIMDCVSPAGPVYQAGTLSGNPIAMSAGLAMLRYLEAHPEVYTRLDEVGNTITAGFKASLQKLGLNFTINHIGSMFTLFMTDQPVTDFTSAKASDLPLFGRYFQAMLKRGIYLAPSQFESLFFSYALEDAHIQQLIEANEEALREVI